In Thermomonas carbonis, a single genomic region encodes these proteins:
- the glyA gene encoding serine hydroxymethyltransferase, producing MFSRADLIAGFDPELAKAIADETRRQEDHVELIASENYASPRVMEAQGSQLTNKYAEGYPGKRYYGGCEYVDVAEQLAIERCKQLFDADYANVQPHSGSQANQAVYFALLQPGDTILGMSLAHGGHLTHGAKVNISGKLMNAIQYGVDDAGLIDYDEVERLAIEHKPKMVVAGFSAYSQVVDWARFRAIADKVGAYLFVDMAHVAGLIAAGVYPNPVPHAHVVTSTTHKTLRGPRGGIIVASAAGMGEHAEDIQKKLQSIVFPGIQGGPLMHVIAAKAVAFKEALQPEFKAYQEQVVKNARAMAKVIIARGYKIVSGGTDNHLMLVDMIGKHVSGKQAEEALGKAHITVNKNSVPNDPRKPFVTSGLRIGTPAVTTRGYKEPDCVALAEWICDVLDNPADDNVIAGVRENVTLQCRQFPVYGD from the coding sequence ATGTTTTCCCGCGCCGACCTGATTGCCGGTTTCGACCCCGAACTCGCCAAGGCCATCGCCGACGAGACCCGTCGCCAGGAAGACCACGTCGAGCTGATTGCCAGCGAGAACTACGCCAGCCCGCGGGTGATGGAAGCGCAGGGCAGCCAGCTCACCAACAAGTACGCGGAAGGCTATCCGGGCAAGCGCTACTACGGCGGCTGCGAATACGTTGACGTTGCCGAGCAACTGGCCATCGAGCGCTGCAAGCAACTCTTCGATGCCGACTACGCCAACGTGCAGCCGCATTCCGGTTCGCAGGCCAACCAGGCGGTGTATTTCGCGCTGCTGCAGCCGGGCGACACCATCCTCGGCATGTCGCTGGCGCATGGCGGCCACCTGACCCACGGTGCCAAGGTCAACATCAGCGGCAAGCTGATGAACGCGATCCAGTACGGCGTCGACGATGCCGGCCTGATCGATTACGACGAGGTCGAACGCCTCGCCATCGAACACAAACCGAAGATGGTCGTCGCCGGCTTCTCCGCGTATTCGCAGGTGGTCGACTGGGCGCGCTTCCGCGCCATCGCCGACAAGGTCGGTGCGTACCTGTTCGTGGACATGGCGCACGTGGCCGGCCTGATTGCCGCTGGCGTGTATCCGAACCCGGTGCCGCATGCGCACGTGGTCACCAGCACCACCCACAAGACCCTGCGCGGTCCGCGTGGCGGGATCATCGTGGCGAGCGCCGCCGGCATGGGCGAGCACGCCGAAGACATCCAGAAGAAGTTGCAGTCGATCGTGTTCCCGGGCATCCAGGGCGGTCCGCTGATGCACGTGATCGCGGCCAAGGCGGTGGCGTTCAAGGAAGCGCTGCAACCGGAGTTCAAGGCCTACCAGGAACAGGTGGTCAAGAACGCGCGGGCGATGGCGAAGGTGATCATCGCGCGTGGCTACAAGATCGTCTCCGGCGGCACCGACAACCACCTGATGCTGGTCGACATGATCGGCAAGCACGTCAGCGGCAAGCAGGCCGAGGAAGCCCTCGGCAAGGCGCATATCACCGTCAACAAGAACTCGGTGCCGAACGACCCGCGCAAGCCATTCGTCACCTCCGGCCTGCGCATCGGCACCCCGGCGGTCACCACCCGCGGCTACAAGGAACCGGATTGCGTGGCGCTGGCCGAGTGGATCTGCGACGTCCTCGACAACCCGGCCGACGACAACGTGATCGCCGGCGTGCGCGAGAACGTGACGCTGCAATGCAGGCAATTCCCGGTCTACGGCGACTGA
- the nrdR gene encoding transcriptional regulator NrdR, which translates to MHCLFCQHHDTRVIDSRVSEDGATIRRRRECEACGERFSTLETIELKLPTIIKSDGRREHFDARKLRAGFDRALQKRSVSEEAIETAVRAVVHQLRMTTERELASRRVGEFVMGELRRLDHVGYVRFASVYRSFEDVADFREELDRLERDLPGEGQLPLLGGDVVSIDKHADKNRKK; encoded by the coding sequence GTGCACTGCCTCTTCTGCCAGCACCACGACACCCGCGTGATCGATTCGCGCGTGTCCGAGGACGGCGCGACGATCCGTCGCCGCCGCGAGTGCGAGGCCTGCGGCGAGCGCTTCTCCACGCTGGAAACCATCGAGCTGAAATTGCCCACGATCATCAAGTCGGACGGGCGGCGCGAACACTTCGACGCGCGCAAGCTGCGCGCCGGCTTCGACCGCGCGCTGCAGAAGCGCTCGGTGTCGGAAGAGGCGATCGAGACCGCGGTGCGCGCGGTGGTGCACCAGTTGCGCATGACCACCGAGCGCGAACTCGCCTCGCGCCGGGTCGGTGAATTCGTGATGGGCGAGCTGCGCAGGCTGGACCACGTCGGCTACGTGCGCTTCGCTTCCGTGTACCGCAGTTTCGAGGACGTGGCCGATTTCCGCGAGGAACTCGACCGCCTGGAACGCGACCTGCCCGGCGAAGGGCAATTGCCGCTGCTCGGTGGCGATGTGGTGTCGATCGACAAGCACGCCGACAAGAACCGGAAAAAATGA
- the ribD gene encoding bifunctional diaminohydroxyphosphoribosylaminopyrimidine deaminase/5-amino-6-(5-phosphoribosylamino)uracil reductase RibD, with product MSYSTIDHLMMARALRLAQRAAFTTRPNPMVGCVIVQGEDLVGEGWHQKKGGPHAEVFALQAAGDRAKGATAYVTLEPCAHTGSTGPCADALIAAGVSRVVAAMRDPFPQVDGAGFDKLRAAGIAVESGLMEAQARELNRGFLSRIERGRPWLRVKLASSLDGRSAMASGDSKWISGEASRRDVQQWRARSGALLTGAGTVLADDPQLTVRLGDDSAFLPPLRVVLDPGLATVARGRVREGDAPTLYLHAPEAKPPRGLQADHVAVPVNKGRFDLDAVLRLLATRGINEVQVEAGATLAGAFLAAGLVDELLLYIAPVLLGERARPLFDGLHIDAMTERLRLRTVDSRSIGGDMRLLLRPEGTTA from the coding sequence ATGAGCTACAGCACGATCGACCACCTGATGATGGCGCGCGCGTTGCGCCTGGCGCAACGCGCCGCGTTCACCACCCGACCGAACCCGATGGTCGGTTGTGTGATCGTGCAGGGCGAGGACCTGGTCGGCGAAGGCTGGCACCAGAAGAAGGGCGGGCCGCATGCGGAAGTCTTCGCGTTGCAGGCCGCCGGTGATCGTGCGAAGGGCGCGACCGCTTACGTGACATTGGAACCCTGCGCGCACACCGGCAGCACCGGGCCGTGCGCGGATGCGTTGATCGCGGCAGGTGTTTCGCGCGTGGTCGCGGCCATGCGCGATCCGTTCCCGCAGGTGGACGGTGCCGGTTTCGACAAGCTGCGTGCTGCGGGGATCGCGGTGGAATCCGGCTTGATGGAAGCGCAGGCGCGGGAACTGAATCGAGGCTTCCTGTCGCGGATCGAGCGCGGACGACCCTGGTTGCGGGTCAAGTTGGCCAGCAGCCTGGACGGCCGCAGTGCGATGGCTTCCGGCGATTCGAAATGGATCAGCGGCGAGGCCTCGCGGCGCGATGTGCAGCAGTGGCGCGCGCGCAGTGGTGCGTTGTTGACCGGCGCGGGCACCGTGCTGGCCGACGATCCGCAACTGACCGTGCGGCTGGGCGATGACAGCGCATTCCTGCCGCCGCTGCGGGTGGTCCTGGATCCGGGACTTGCCACCGTCGCCCGTGGCCGCGTCCGCGAAGGCGACGCGCCCACGCTGTACCTGCATGCACCCGAGGCCAAGCCGCCGCGCGGACTGCAGGCCGATCACGTGGCGGTGCCGGTCAACAAGGGGCGCTTCGACCTCGATGCCGTGCTGCGCCTGCTGGCCACGCGCGGCATCAACGAGGTGCAGGTGGAAGCTGGCGCAACCCTGGCCGGTGCGTTCCTCGCTGCCGGCCTGGTCGACGAATTGCTGCTGTACATCGCGCCGGTCCTGCTCGGCGAACGGGCGCGCCCGTTGTTCGATGGCCTGCACATCGACGCGATGACCGAGCGCCTGCGCCTGCGCACCGTCGACAGCCGCAGCATCGGCGGCGACATGCGCCTGCTGTTGCGGCCGGAAGGGACGACGGCCTGA
- a CDS encoding riboflavin synthase: MFTGLIAGVGRLAARETRGGDARLAIEVGTLPFDGVQLGESIAVNGCCLTVVEFDASSFAVDASNETLALTTLGRLAIGVPLNLERAMLPTDRLGGHLVSGHVDGLAVAAKRRDDARAVRWRVEAPMTLLRYIAHKGSVCVDGVSLTVNEVDDAGFEVALIPHTVGHTAFHALQEGDAVNIEVDLLARYVERLLATKEH; this comes from the coding sequence ATGTTCACCGGATTGATCGCGGGCGTTGGCCGATTGGCCGCGCGCGAAACACGTGGTGGCGATGCCCGATTGGCCATCGAGGTCGGCACCTTGCCGTTCGATGGCGTGCAACTGGGTGAGAGCATCGCGGTCAATGGCTGCTGCCTGACCGTGGTCGAGTTCGATGCGTCGTCGTTCGCGGTAGACGCATCGAACGAAACCCTTGCACTGACCACGCTCGGTCGCCTCGCCATTGGCGTACCGCTGAACCTGGAACGCGCAATGCTGCCGACCGATCGACTTGGTGGGCACCTGGTGAGCGGGCATGTCGATGGTCTGGCCGTCGCCGCGAAGCGCCGGGACGACGCGCGCGCGGTGCGCTGGCGCGTCGAAGCACCGATGACGCTGCTGCGCTACATCGCCCACAAGGGCTCGGTCTGCGTGGACGGCGTGAGCCTGACCGTCAACGAGGTGGATGATGCGGGCTTCGAAGTGGCGCTGATCCCTCACACCGTCGGGCACACCGCGTTCCATGCGCTGCAAGAAGGCGACGCGGTCAATATCGAAGTGGATTTGCTGGCCCGCTATGTGGAGCGATTGCTGGCGACCAAGGAACATTGA
- the ribB gene encoding 3,4-dihydroxy-2-butanone-4-phosphate synthase: MSFAPIPELLEELRAGRMVVIVDDEDRENEGDLIMAAELVRPADINFMVTHARGLVCLSLTRERCAQLGLAPMVQANTAQFHTNFTVSIEAAEGVTTGISAYDRAHTIRTAVRPDAKPADLSQPGHIFPLTAQPGGVLTRAGHTEAASDLPMLAGLEPAGVLVEVMNADGGMARRPELEVFAREHDLKMGSIADLIAYRLATEHTVERIDDRAIDTEFGPFRLITYRDRIAHELHFALVRGTPDRETPTLVRVQVENPLSDLLHWRRDDFGVAATDALRAIAAEGQGVMVVLSEPRNAEALLARLREQAAPAANSKDVGQWRRNGAGAQILAELGLGKLRVLGTPRRQVGLAGYGLEVVEYIAATATAAAR; encoded by the coding sequence ATGAGCTTCGCGCCAATCCCCGAACTGCTGGAAGAACTCCGCGCCGGCCGCATGGTCGTCATCGTCGACGACGAGGACCGCGAGAACGAAGGCGACCTGATCATGGCCGCCGAACTGGTGCGGCCGGCCGACATCAATTTCATGGTCACCCACGCGCGCGGCCTGGTCTGTCTGTCGCTGACCCGCGAACGTTGCGCGCAACTCGGGCTCGCGCCGATGGTGCAGGCCAATACCGCTCAGTTCCATACCAATTTCACCGTCAGCATCGAAGCGGCGGAAGGCGTCACCACCGGAATCAGCGCCTACGACCGCGCGCATACCATCCGCACCGCGGTGCGCCCGGATGCGAAGCCGGCCGACCTCAGCCAGCCCGGCCACATTTTCCCGCTCACCGCGCAACCCGGCGGCGTGCTGACCCGCGCCGGCCACACCGAGGCCGCCAGCGACCTGCCGATGCTGGCCGGGCTGGAGCCGGCCGGCGTACTGGTCGAGGTGATGAACGCCGATGGCGGCATGGCGCGCAGGCCGGAACTGGAAGTGTTTGCCCGCGAGCACGACCTGAAGATGGGTTCGATCGCCGACCTGATCGCCTATCGCCTGGCGACCGAGCATACCGTCGAGCGCATCGATGATCGCGCCATCGATACCGAATTCGGCCCGTTCCGGCTGATCACCTACCGCGACCGCATCGCCCACGAGCTGCATTTCGCGCTGGTTCGCGGCACCCCGGATCGCGAGACCCCCACGTTGGTGCGCGTGCAGGTCGAAAATCCGCTGAGCGACCTGCTGCACTGGCGTCGCGACGATTTCGGCGTGGCCGCCACCGATGCGCTGCGGGCGATCGCCGCCGAAGGGCAGGGCGTGATGGTGGTGCTGTCCGAGCCGCGCAACGCCGAGGCCCTGCTGGCGCGCCTGCGCGAGCAGGCCGCGCCTGCCGCCAACAGCAAGGACGTGGGCCAGTGGCGGCGCAACGGTGCGGGCGCGCAGATCCTGGCCGAGCTGGGCCTGGGCAAGCTGCGCGTACTCGGCACTCCACGCCGGCAGGTCGGCCTGGCCGGCTATGGGCTGGAGGTGGTCGAATACATCGCGGCCACAGCCACGGCGGCTGCGCGCTAA
- the ribH gene encoding 6,7-dimethyl-8-ribityllumazine synthase translates to MPHIEGDLRAPQGARFAIIASRWNPRIVDALVAAARETFIGNGVDEAAIDVVRVPGAWELPMAARDVAVAGRHAAIVALGCVIRGDTRHYEQVADGASDGLMRVALDTGVPVLNGVLAVDRFEDAAARAGGSHGNKGEEAALVAIEMANLREKLA, encoded by the coding sequence ATGCCGCATATCGAAGGCGACCTGCGCGCCCCGCAAGGCGCACGCTTCGCGATCATCGCCAGCCGCTGGAACCCGCGCATCGTCGACGCGCTGGTCGCCGCGGCGCGCGAGACATTCATCGGCAACGGCGTGGACGAAGCCGCCATCGATGTGGTCCGTGTACCCGGTGCCTGGGAATTGCCGATGGCCGCACGCGATGTGGCGGTGGCCGGCAGGCATGCGGCGATCGTCGCCCTCGGCTGCGTGATCCGTGGCGACACCCGGCATTACGAGCAGGTGGCCGATGGCGCATCGGATGGCTTGATGCGCGTTGCGCTGGACACCGGCGTACCGGTGCTAAACGGCGTGCTGGCGGTCGACCGCTTCGAGGATGCCGCGGCGCGTGCCGGCGGCAGCCATGGCAACAAGGGCGAGGAAGCCGCATTGGTGGCGATCGAAATGGCGAACCTGCGGGAGAAACTGGCATGA